The proteins below are encoded in one region of Nitrosomonas ureae:
- the flhC gene encoding flagellar transcriptional regulator FlhC has protein sequence MRNRSIITEAKQIQLATELIQLGARLQVLEMNTDLSRERLVKLYKEIRGVSPPKGMLPYSEDWFISWQPNMHSSLFINIYNYITENTGIKGIYALIKSYRLYDEHVKINQLEKVLSLTRAWTLARFVESGVLCIAPCVNCHGKYVVHSLEIHSNHVCGLCNIPSRAGKTKKAAMAALH, from the coding sequence ATGCGCAATCGAAGCATTATCACCGAGGCCAAGCAAATTCAACTGGCAACTGAATTGATTCAATTAGGGGCTCGTTTACAGGTATTGGAAATGAACACAGATCTGAGTCGAGAACGATTAGTAAAGTTATATAAAGAAATTAGAGGGGTATCGCCTCCCAAAGGCATGCTGCCCTATTCAGAAGATTGGTTTATAAGTTGGCAACCTAATATGCATTCTTCGCTGTTTATCAACATATATAATTATATAACTGAAAATACAGGGATTAAAGGCATTTATGCATTAATTAAAAGTTATAGGCTCTATGATGAGCATGTGAAAATCAATCAATTAGAAAAGGTCTTAAGCTTAACGCGTGCGTGGACTTTAGCACGTTTTGTTGAAAGTGGCGTATTGTGCATAGCACCTTGTGTAAATTGTCACGGCAAGTATGTGGTGCATTCATTGGAAATTCATTCGAATCACGTGTGTGGTTTGTGTAATATACCTTCACGGGCAGGAAAAACTAAAAAAGCAGCAATGGCCGCGCTTCATTAA
- a CDS encoding FAD:protein FMN transferase encodes MGSPCSIQLYAHHEKKVKRAAKSVMDDVYRLEAKYSRYRTDSFLSDINRIAKQGDRIRVDDETAGLLDYANTCYQQSDGLFDITSGILRRAWDFKSGDIPDPEIIQLLLNKIGWHKISWQRPVLRFMASDMEIDFGGVVKEYAVDRAASLCWDAGIHHGLVNLGGDIRVIGPHPDSSPWRIAIRHPRNPEGLLQTLLLHSGALASSGDYERCIILNGIRYGHVLNPKTGWPVQYMAAVSVLGEFCVVAGSASTIGMLKGEDGAEWLNTLGLPHLWVNVNGESGGSLMA; translated from the coding sequence ATGGGCTCGCCTTGCTCGATCCAGCTTTATGCCCATCATGAAAAAAAGGTCAAACGCGCCGCCAAGTCAGTCATGGATGATGTGTATCGCCTGGAAGCAAAATACTCCCGTTACCGCACCGACAGTTTTCTATCCGATATAAACCGCATTGCAAAACAAGGCGATCGCATCCGTGTCGATGATGAAACTGCGGGATTGCTTGATTATGCCAACACCTGTTATCAGCAAAGCGATGGCCTGTTTGACATTACTTCCGGGATTTTGCGGCGCGCCTGGGATTTCAAGTCTGGAGATATACCTGATCCGGAAATAATTCAATTGCTTCTGAATAAAATAGGCTGGCATAAAATTAGCTGGCAGCGCCCGGTTCTGAGGTTCATGGCTTCGGACATGGAAATTGATTTCGGCGGCGTGGTCAAGGAATACGCTGTCGATCGCGCTGCTTCACTATGCTGGGATGCCGGCATACATCATGGACTGGTTAATCTTGGAGGAGATATCAGAGTCATCGGCCCGCATCCGGACAGCAGTCCTTGGCGCATTGCCATTCGTCATCCGCGTAATCCGGAGGGTTTGTTGCAAACACTTTTATTGCATTCCGGAGCATTGGCGAGTAGCGGGGATTATGAACGGTGCATCATACTGAACGGTATTCGATATGGCCATGTGCTCAATCCAAAAACCGGCTGGCCGGTGCAGTATATGGCAGCGGTCAGCGTGCTGGGTGAGTTTTGCGTGGTTGCCGGCAGTGCGTCCACTATTGGCATGCTGAAAGGAGAAGATGGAGCCGAATGGCTCAATACTTTGGGCTTGCCACACTTGTGGGTAAATGTGAATGGGGAATCCGGAGGGTCGTTGATGGCGTGA
- a CDS encoding CBS domain-containing protein, which translates to MTIGEICNREVIVIQRDETAQEAAKLMRQFHVGAVIVIDKPNGRAVPVGMVTDRDLIVEIMATELDETVITVGDIMVPDIFTVKENTEMHEAIELMRRKTIRRLPVVDDAGELIGILTLDDALQWLSESLLDLAKLVKYEQKKEVRHRP; encoded by the coding sequence ATGACCATCGGTGAAATTTGTAATCGTGAAGTAATTGTGATTCAGCGAGATGAAACCGCTCAAGAAGCCGCCAAACTAATGCGTCAATTTCATGTGGGTGCTGTCATAGTAATCGACAAACCCAATGGCCGAGCAGTGCCAGTAGGAATGGTCACAGATCGTGATTTGATTGTCGAAATTATGGCAACAGAATTGGACGAAACAGTAATCACGGTCGGCGATATTATGGTACCCGATATATTTACTGTAAAAGAGAACACCGAGATGCATGAGGCGATCGAATTAATGCGCCGCAAAACTATCCGGCGCTTGCCGGTAGTAGATGATGCCGGCGAATTAATTGGTATTTTGACGTTAGATGATGCCCTGCAATGGCTGTCCGAATCATTGCTTGATCTTGCTAAACTGGTCAAGTATGAGCAGAAAAAAGAAGTTCGGCATCGTCCATAG
- a CDS encoding pyridoxal phosphate-dependent aminotransferase codes for MELSSRVQAIKPSPTLAVTARAAKLKSEGKDIIGLGAGEPDFDTPQHIKDAAIAAINKGQTKYTAVGGTPGLKSAIVAKFKRENNFDFDVKQILVSCGGKQSFFNLVLSVINPGDEVIIPAPYWVSYPDIVLIAEGKPVFISTGIEQNFKISAQQLEAAITPKTKMFVINSPSNPSGAVYTLNELKALGEVLRKYPKIIIATDDMYEHIMLTGERFGNIANACPDLFPQTIVLNGVSKAYSMTGWRIGYCGGPAHIISAMENIQSQSTSNPSSISQAAAEAALNGDQSCIHPMVTAFKERNIFVTEQLNQVNGVQCLSSQGAFYAFADARQSINALYGKNLISTQNDIVFSEYLLEKADVAVVPGSAFGCEGYMRLSFATSMENLKQALSRIKHLLK; via the coding sequence GTGGAACTCTCCAGTCGCGTTCAAGCTATCAAGCCATCTCCCACTCTTGCTGTTACTGCGCGTGCCGCCAAGCTTAAGTCCGAAGGTAAGGATATTATAGGATTAGGTGCGGGCGAACCTGATTTCGATACGCCCCAACATATAAAAGATGCTGCGATTGCTGCAATTAATAAAGGCCAGACGAAATACACCGCCGTTGGTGGTACTCCCGGGCTAAAAAGTGCGATTGTCGCCAAGTTTAAACGCGAGAATAATTTTGATTTTGACGTTAAGCAAATTCTGGTTTCCTGCGGAGGTAAACAAAGCTTCTTCAACTTGGTGTTGTCTGTAATTAATCCGGGAGATGAGGTGATTATTCCGGCGCCTTACTGGGTTTCCTATCCTGACATTGTGTTAATCGCTGAGGGTAAGCCTGTGTTTATCAGTACCGGCATCGAACAGAATTTCAAGATTTCCGCACAGCAACTGGAAGCAGCTATTACACCCAAAACAAAAATGTTTGTTATCAACAGCCCCAGTAATCCCTCCGGGGCAGTTTATACTTTGAATGAACTCAAAGCATTGGGTGAAGTTTTACGCAAATATCCCAAAATTATTATTGCCACCGACGACATGTACGAGCATATTATGCTTACTGGAGAACGATTTGGAAATATTGCTAATGCCTGTCCGGACTTATTTCCCCAGACCATTGTTCTCAATGGTGTCTCCAAGGCTTATTCAATGACAGGATGGCGAATCGGTTATTGCGGCGGACCGGCACACATCATTTCAGCGATGGAAAACATTCAATCACAAAGTACATCGAATCCCAGTTCCATTTCACAAGCAGCTGCTGAGGCGGCATTAAATGGTGATCAATCATGTATCCATCCAATGGTTACAGCGTTCAAAGAGCGGAATATTTTTGTAACCGAACAATTAAATCAAGTTAACGGCGTGCAGTGTTTATCTTCGCAAGGCGCATTCTATGCATTTGCGGATGCTCGTCAATCGATCAATGCGTTATATGGGAAAAATCTGATAAGCACACAAAATGATATCGTATTTAGCGAATATCTACTGGAGAAAGCCGACGTTGCCGTGGTTCCAGGCTCTGCGTTTGGATGCGAAGGGTATATGCGGCTATCTTTTGCCACTTCAATGGAAAATCTTAAGCAAGCATTAAGCCGGATAAAGCATCTGCTGAAATAA
- the flhD gene encoding flagellar transcriptional regulator FlhD has translation MQTDQMLDEIRDINLSYLLLAKQMLHDDRVSAMYRLGINQDLADILDKLTSAQLIKMAASNMLLCRFRFDDRLIAEMLSNDSREQSVSKSHVAILMAGKPAEAVA, from the coding sequence ATGCAAACAGATCAAATGTTGGATGAAATCCGGGATATTAATTTAAGCTATCTATTGCTTGCAAAGCAAATGCTGCATGATGATAGGGTATCCGCTATGTACCGGCTGGGCATTAATCAGGATCTGGCTGATATTCTGGATAAGTTAACTTCTGCACAATTAATTAAAATGGCTGCGTCAAATATGCTGCTTTGTCGTTTCCGTTTTGATGATCGCTTGATTGCCGAAATGTTATCCAACGATAGCCGTGAGCAATCTGTCTCTAAGTCGCATGTGGCGATTTTGATGGCCGGAAAGCCTGCAGAAGCTGTAGCGTAA
- the amrB gene encoding AmmeMemoRadiSam system protein B: MTTIRSPAVAGFFYPADEQQLRQDVQFLLEKADRHDLKPKALIVPHAGYQYSGAIAATAYASLRTAAANLQRVVLLGPAHRVAMHGLALPGADVFTTPLGDVNVDTDLVNAIAHLPQVSISRAAHALEHSLEVQLPFLQSVLNEFTFLPLAIGMASAEEVAEVLDYLWGDEETLIVISSDLSHFLPYATAQHIDIQTVQSILQLQQPIASDHACGSIAINGLIIAAQKHGLIPHLLDLRNSGDTTGTRDQVVGYAAIAFGQGSNHGA, translated from the coding sequence ATGACAACTATTCGTTCTCCCGCAGTCGCCGGGTTTTTTTATCCTGCTGATGAACAGCAGCTGAGGCAGGATGTGCAATTCCTGCTTGAAAAAGCAGATCGGCATGACTTAAAGCCAAAAGCATTAATCGTTCCACATGCCGGATATCAATATTCAGGCGCCATCGCGGCAACGGCTTATGCCAGTTTGCGCACGGCCGCTGCAAACCTACAGCGCGTAGTATTGTTAGGGCCAGCGCATCGGGTAGCCATGCATGGTCTGGCTTTGCCAGGCGCGGATGTTTTTACTACACCACTGGGTGATGTAAACGTGGATACGGATTTAGTCAATGCAATCGCTCACTTGCCTCAAGTTAGCATTAGCAGAGCAGCCCATGCATTGGAGCATTCTCTGGAAGTGCAGCTTCCGTTCCTGCAAAGTGTATTAAATGAATTCACCTTCCTGCCATTAGCGATTGGTATGGCGTCAGCCGAAGAAGTGGCTGAGGTGTTGGATTATCTCTGGGGCGATGAAGAAACATTGATTGTGATCAGTTCCGACTTATCACATTTTTTACCCTATGCAACTGCGCAGCATATCGATATTCAAACGGTGCAATCCATACTGCAATTACAGCAGCCGATTGCATCCGATCATGCCTGTGGAAGTATAGCTATCAATGGTTTGATAATTGCGGCGCAAAAACACGGCTTGATACCGCATTTGCTGGATTTGAGGAATTCCGGAGATACTACGGGAACTCGCGATCAAGTAGTCGGTTACGCAGCTATTGCGTTTGGCCAAGGAAGTAATCATGGTGCGTGA
- the amrS gene encoding AmmeMemoRadiSam system radical SAM enzyme: protein MDEPIGAMQQHPAKYWHLLDDGRIQCDLCPRDCKLHDGQRGACFVRGRSGAAMVLTTYGRSSGFCVDPIEKKPLNQFYPGSSILSFGTAGCNLACKFCQNWDISKSRNFDKLQDQASPEAIASYAKQYGCKSVAFTYNDPVIFAEYAMDVADACHTEGLKTVAVTAGYIHAQPRHDFFAKMDAANVDLKAFTEGFYVKQTGAHLQPVLDTLKYLRHETDVWLELTTLLIPGLNDSDQEIGAMSEWIIKELGTDVPLHFSAFHPDYKLRDIPQTPAETVIRARDIALNAGLNYVYTGNVHFIEGDTTFCPFCNGELIVRDWYEIKQYHLTSDGRCTHCNAAIAGHYDQFPGQFGRQRIPVRMGTMV from the coding sequence ATGGATGAGCCGATTGGTGCAATGCAGCAACATCCCGCCAAGTATTGGCATTTGCTCGATGATGGCCGGATTCAATGTGATTTATGTCCGCGTGATTGCAAGCTGCACGATGGGCAGCGTGGAGCGTGTTTTGTTCGTGGGCGTTCCGGTGCTGCTATGGTGCTGACGACTTATGGGCGTTCATCCGGCTTTTGTGTTGATCCCATTGAGAAAAAACCATTGAATCAATTTTATCCCGGCAGCAGTATTTTATCTTTTGGCACGGCAGGTTGTAATCTTGCATGCAAATTTTGCCAGAACTGGGATATTTCCAAATCGCGGAACTTTGATAAATTGCAGGATCAGGCCAGCCCGGAAGCTATTGCAAGCTATGCCAAGCAGTATGGCTGCAAGAGTGTTGCATTTACCTACAACGATCCAGTGATTTTTGCCGAATATGCGATGGATGTTGCCGATGCTTGTCATACTGAGGGCCTCAAAACAGTTGCCGTGACTGCGGGCTATATTCATGCTCAACCTCGCCACGACTTCTTTGCCAAAATGGATGCAGCCAATGTTGATCTCAAGGCCTTTACCGAAGGATTCTATGTCAAGCAAACGGGGGCGCATCTGCAGCCTGTATTAGATACCTTAAAATACCTGAGACATGAAACCGATGTATGGCTTGAGCTGACAACGTTATTGATCCCCGGTTTAAATGATTCAGATCAGGAAATCGGTGCGATGAGCGAGTGGATTATTAAAGAATTGGGAACTGATGTGCCGCTGCACTTCAGCGCTTTTCATCCGGATTACAAACTGAGGGATATACCGCAGACACCGGCTGAAACCGTAATCAGAGCGCGGGATATTGCATTGAATGCCGGGCTAAACTACGTGTATACCGGGAATGTGCATTTTATTGAGGGCGACACCACTTTTTGTCCGTTCTGCAACGGTGAATTAATCGTGCGCGATTGGTATGAAATTAAACAATATCATTTAACGTCTGACGGACGTTGCACCCATTGTAATGCAGCAATTGCAGGTCATTATGATCAATTTCCCGGTCAATTCGGCCGACAGCGTATTCCGGTCAGAATGGGAACGATGGTATGA
- a CDS encoding DUF4266 domain-containing protein: MSGCKSVAPWERGNLAKMQMEIDPHPLQSEIQSHNYSSREAAPSHKSSSGGGGCGCY, from the coding sequence TTGTCGGGCTGCAAGAGCGTGGCGCCTTGGGAGCGTGGCAATCTGGCAAAAATGCAGATGGAAATAGATCCTCATCCTTTGCAAAGCGAAATCCAATCACACAACTATAGCAGCCGGGAAGCGGCGCCCAGTCATAAATCCTCTTCCGGTGGCGGGGGGTGTGGCTGCTATTAA
- the amrA gene encoding AmmeMemoRadiSam system protein A, with amino-acid sequence MVRDNDPQGRILLQIARTAIARALHVPCAAVAVEEHMSWLSKPGATFVTLIQYGELRGCAGSLKAYDPLLEDVSNNALLAALHDPRFLPLVKDELDTIKIEVSLLSQLQPLTFTSEADALAQLRPNVDGIVLEYELHRSTFLPQVWGDLPKPQKFLAKLKLKARLSEDFWSEKIQLSRYTVRKWREIDNVKECAHG; translated from the coding sequence ATGGTGCGTGATAACGATCCACAAGGAAGAATTTTACTGCAAATTGCACGTACAGCTATTGCACGCGCTTTGCATGTTCCTTGTGCAGCGGTAGCCGTGGAGGAACATATGTCTTGGCTTAGCAAGCCGGGAGCAACTTTTGTCACTTTAATCCAATACGGTGAATTGCGAGGTTGTGCCGGTTCTCTGAAGGCGTATGATCCATTGCTTGAAGATGTCAGCAATAATGCGCTCCTGGCTGCATTGCATGATCCTCGTTTCTTGCCGCTGGTGAAGGATGAGCTCGATACAATAAAGATTGAAGTTTCGTTGTTATCGCAATTGCAACCACTGACTTTTACCAGCGAAGCCGATGCTCTGGCACAGTTGCGTCCGAATGTTGATGGCATTGTGCTCGAATATGAACTTCATCGCAGCACATTTCTGCCTCAGGTATGGGGAGATCTGCCTAAACCCCAGAAATTTCTTGCCAAGCTAAAACTGAAAGCCCGTTTATCTGAAGATTTCTGGTCTGAGAAGATTCAGTTATCTCGCTATACCGTCAGGAAATGGCGGGAAATAGATAATGTCAAGGAGTGTGCACATGGATGA
- a CDS encoding DUF3570 domain-containing protein — protein sequence MHRNSKKPQRQRGYRPFINTTELVPSAKSRNTLQALTSAALVLPGLLLSSGHAAGKDRVNFQYSRYQEGERNLLGAPNNLKPISADVLHGSGIFSLSDRTKFTFGYTQDTWSGATPVTITPLATDGGNRPYTVNGTVVGASPILNSNILLDRDLNPIGRDPITKQLTGDIDTRSVLVMSSASPETRRQANFGLSHEWNEAAINVGGGFSRERDYQSSFGSIGGRLDFNQKLTSVKFGGGYTSSKIGAILDHDSSPYITKTAYESQIVRRSGSEILRGDRQDWVTNIGLTQVLNKNALIDANIGYTHSSGFLENPYKATSIIFIDPASLNNSSITGDVRALIEQRPDIRNQVALNAKYIQYINWFNAAMHLGYRLSVDDWGVNTHTFDASWVQPIGSSGWTLTPRIRYYSQDAASFYRPYLFSQQTYSRQAVDSLGRKIWVDQNNITKQYFGETQFDLVDQNGTPVDGFQVNAQPKITSFDAGKLPDHFSSDHRLAGFGALSGGVVLNKMLGKGVALEAGFEYYTRASAMQVGSGGNNSFADFDYYVANAAIKFDIEPATSSPMVGSGGSSTPHTHASPHHHAMPPAGVMFGHMLDKSGDFMAGYRFMYNWTGGNMMHGTHKVNDQAIVDQGCGSESCRFVPTFMDMRMHMVDLMYAPTQWFNVMLMPTFMDMDMNLRRLDGAPPPKPGVHEHTGAAGHETGAVGDTYFSSLIKLLDIPGHRVHVNLGFSAPTGKVDIELRRIAKIDGGLIHFGMQLGSGTWDFTPSLTYTGDHNRWSWGTQFSGIKRLEAQNKSGYRLGDQFQATTWGGYDLTHWLTATARGAYTWQDVIHRDFNQFNARIGPMDFPSNYGGQFFDLGFGVNARIPGGRFAGNRFGVEWLQPVRNDFNGFQLDRQGMLSATWSYQF from the coding sequence TTGCATCGAAACAGTAAGAAGCCTCAGCGTCAACGCGGATATCGGCCATTCATCAACACCACGGAGTTAGTTCCATCAGCAAAATCAAGAAATACACTCCAGGCATTGACTTCCGCGGCATTGGTTTTGCCCGGCTTGTTGTTATCGTCGGGGCATGCAGCAGGAAAAGATCGAGTCAATTTTCAATATAGCCGTTATCAGGAAGGCGAACGTAACCTACTTGGCGCTCCCAATAATTTAAAACCCATTTCAGCCGATGTTTTGCATGGCAGCGGGATTTTTTCGCTCAGCGACCGCACCAAATTTACGTTTGGATATACCCAAGACACGTGGTCCGGTGCAACGCCGGTCACTATTACGCCATTGGCCACCGATGGAGGTAATCGTCCCTATACAGTTAATGGGACAGTGGTTGGTGCTTCTCCCATTCTCAACAGCAACATACTTTTAGATCGGGATTTAAATCCTATCGGACGCGATCCCATTACGAAACAATTAACTGGCGATATCGATACTCGATCGGTATTAGTCATGTCCTCTGCTTCCCCGGAAACACGCCGCCAGGCCAATTTTGGTTTGAGCCATGAATGGAACGAAGCAGCAATCAATGTGGGTGGAGGATTTTCACGGGAAAGAGATTATCAGTCGAGCTTTGGTTCTATCGGTGGCCGTCTGGATTTTAATCAGAAACTGACCAGTGTTAAATTTGGTGGGGGCTATACGTCCAGTAAAATCGGCGCCATTCTCGATCATGATTCATCGCCTTATATCACCAAAACTGCATACGAGTCGCAGATTGTCAGGCGCAGCGGTTCGGAGATTCTGCGAGGCGATCGGCAGGACTGGGTAACGAATATTGGTTTAACCCAGGTATTGAACAAGAATGCATTGATCGATGCTAATATCGGTTATACGCATAGTTCCGGCTTCCTGGAAAATCCCTATAAAGCCACTTCGATCATTTTTATTGACCCGGCAAGTTTGAACAATAGTTCGATTACGGGTGATGTACGCGCATTGATCGAGCAACGTCCCGATATTCGTAATCAGGTCGCACTAAATGCCAAATACATTCAATATATCAACTGGTTTAATGCCGCGATGCATTTGGGTTACCGGCTATCGGTCGATGATTGGGGAGTCAATACGCATACGTTCGACGCCAGTTGGGTGCAACCGATTGGCAGCAGCGGATGGACGTTGACGCCCCGGATTCGTTATTACTCACAAGATGCTGCCAGTTTTTATCGACCCTATTTATTTTCTCAACAAACCTATAGCAGACAAGCAGTTGATAGTTTGGGACGAAAAATCTGGGTTGATCAGAATAATATAACTAAACAGTATTTTGGCGAGACTCAATTTGATTTGGTTGACCAGAATGGTACTCCAGTTGATGGATTTCAGGTTAATGCACAACCTAAAATAACGTCATTCGATGCTGGAAAATTACCCGATCATTTTTCCAGTGATCATCGTCTGGCGGGATTTGGCGCATTAAGCGGTGGCGTGGTATTAAATAAAATGCTGGGCAAAGGTGTGGCACTGGAAGCCGGTTTTGAATACTATACCCGCGCCAGCGCGATGCAGGTTGGCAGTGGCGGGAACAACAGTTTTGCCGATTTTGATTATTATGTGGCGAATGCCGCGATAAAGTTTGATATTGAGCCGGCTACTTCCTCGCCGATGGTCGGCTCCGGCGGATCTTCCACACCGCATACGCATGCTTCGCCGCATCATCACGCGATGCCTCCTGCGGGGGTTATGTTTGGTCATATGCTCGATAAATCCGGAGATTTCATGGCGGGTTATCGGTTTATGTACAACTGGACCGGTGGAAATATGATGCATGGCACGCACAAAGTGAATGATCAGGCTATTGTTGACCAAGGTTGCGGCAGCGAATCTTGCCGGTTTGTGCCGACATTCATGGATATGCGCATGCATATGGTTGATCTCATGTATGCACCGACGCAGTGGTTCAATGTCATGTTGATGCCGACATTCATGGATATGGATATGAATTTGCGCAGGCTGGATGGGGCTCCGCCCCCTAAACCGGGCGTGCATGAACATACCGGTGCGGCCGGGCATGAGACCGGCGCAGTGGGGGATACTTATTTTTCATCACTGATAAAATTGCTGGATATTCCCGGTCATCGTGTGCACGTGAATCTTGGATTCAGCGCACCGACTGGGAAAGTGGATATCGAGCTGCGCCGCATCGCTAAGATTGATGGTGGATTGATCCACTTTGGCATGCAACTGGGCAGCGGCACTTGGGATTTTACCCCGAGCCTGACTTATACGGGTGACCATAACCGTTGGTCGTGGGGTACGCAATTCAGCGGTATCAAGCGTTTGGAAGCACAAAATAAATCCGGCTACCGCTTGGGTGACCAATTTCAGGCGACAACCTGGGGCGGCTACGACCTGACGCATTGGTTGACTGCCACAGCACGGGGTGCTTACACATGGCAAGATGTCATACATCGGGATTTTAACCAATTCAATGCGCGTATCGGCCCGATGGATTTTCCATCCAATTACGGTGGGCAATTTTTTGATCTGGGATTTGGTGTCAATGCGCGGATTCCAGGCGGACGTTTTGCCGGAAACCGGTTCGGAGTTGAGTGGTTGCAACCCGTCAGGAACGATTTCAATGGATTTCAGCTTGACCGGCAGGGAATGCTGTCGGCAACCTGGAGTTATCAGTTTTAA
- a CDS encoding TlpA family protein disulfide reductase: MKKIKFSYFVIALPLLFASPSFAEHLERASSSCHLTTLDGQPTYDLQELKGKVVYMDFWASWCPPCIKSFPFLNQLEQDLKDEGLHVVGINLDEKVTDAQEFLAKNPVDFSIVADPSKQCAKVFELMAMPTSYLIDRNGNIRHVHQGFRSGESEELRALITQLLKE; encoded by the coding sequence ATGAAAAAAATTAAATTCTCTTATTTTGTTATTGCATTGCCACTTCTGTTTGCAAGCCCGTCTTTCGCGGAGCATCTGGAGCGGGCATCGTCTTCCTGTCACTTGACCACACTGGATGGTCAGCCCACTTATGATCTGCAGGAATTGAAGGGTAAAGTGGTCTACATGGATTTTTGGGCCTCATGGTGTCCGCCCTGCATAAAATCTTTCCCATTTTTGAATCAATTGGAACAGGATTTGAAGGATGAAGGTTTGCATGTGGTCGGTATCAACCTGGATGAAAAGGTTACTGATGCGCAAGAGTTTCTTGCCAAAAACCCGGTTGATTTTTCGATTGTGGCAGATCCCAGTAAACAATGTGCCAAAGTATTTGAGTTAATGGCGATGCCAACATCGTATTTGATCGATCGCAACGGGAATATTCGCCATGTTCATCAGGGATTTCGTTCGGGTGAATCAGAAGAATTACGTGCGCTGATTACACAACTACTGAAAGAGTAG
- a CDS encoding DUF2934 domain-containing protein → MSSKLNETVSKKSRTKLPKNEPNILANQITHKDQLMDREEAIATSAYYRAEKRGFSNNEADMVQDWLEAETEVDSVLELDDLSDAGFQFMIDETE, encoded by the coding sequence ATGTCTAGCAAACTGAATGAAACGGTAAGCAAGAAATCCCGTACAAAATTACCTAAAAACGAACCAAATATACTGGCCAATCAGATAACCCATAAAGATCAATTAATGGATCGCGAGGAAGCAATTGCAACCTCAGCCTATTACCGCGCTGAAAAAAGGGGATTTAGTAATAATGAGGCCGATATGGTACAGGATTGGTTAGAAGCTGAAACCGAGGTAGACAGTGTGTTAGAGCTGGATGACTTGAGTGATGCAGGTTTTCAATTCATGATCGATGAAACTGAATAA